Proteins from a single region of Penaeus monodon isolate SGIC_2016 chromosome 12, NSTDA_Pmon_1, whole genome shotgun sequence:
- the LOC119579371 gene encoding uncharacterized protein LOC119579371, which yields MSSATPAPIVLVLVSALLVTCNVFWLYSSSTYSHRVGVCGHDFEAWGSGNLSTSGRRDYQQVVGSGLMDVPFPIPIPNDTVLLGSDEEVEEGSLRFVTIGISSVWRKDDYLTRTIDSILKETTEEERGDIFIFLLLADADPALRYKLRQCLAGW from the exons ATGAGCAGCGCAACGCCAGCACCCATCGTTCTCGTCCTGGTCTCCGCTCTGCTGGTCACCTGCAATGTCTTCTGGCTCTACTCCTCCAGCACCTACAGCCACAGGG TGGGCGTCTGCGGCCACGACTTCGAGGCGTGGGGTTCGGGCAACCTCAGCACTTCCGGCCGGAGGGACTACCAGCAGGTGGTTGGCAGCGGACTGATGGACgtgcccttccccatccccatccccaacgACACCGTCCTCCTAGGCAgcgatgaggaggtggaggaggg GTCGTTGCGATTCGTGACGATCGGCATCTCGTCAGTGTGGCGGAAGGACGACTACCTGACGCGGACCATCGACTCCATCCTGAAGGAGACGACGGAGGAGGAGCGCGGGgacatcttcatcttcctcctcctggcCGACGCCGACCCCGCTCTCAGGTACAAATTGCGTCAGTGCTTAGCAGGATGGTGA